In Elaeis guineensis isolate ETL-2024a chromosome 1, EG11, whole genome shotgun sequence, a genomic segment contains:
- the LOC105035902 gene encoding CDPK-related kinase 7, translated as MGLCHGKPIQNPEIQDEIPAVPKIEEPPGPNPGTPKQPKFSFYVPSPLPSSYKSSPANSSINSTPLRIFKRPFPPPSPAKHIKALLARRHGSVKPNEASIPEGSEVELGLDKSFGFLKQFFSKYELGEEVGRGHFGYTCSAKVKKGELKGEEVAVKVIPKAKMTTAIAIEDVRREVRILSSLTGHKNLVQIYDAYEDEDNVYIIMELCKGGELLDRILSRGGKYSEEDAKVVMVQILSAVSFCHLQGVVHRDLKPENFLFTSKDEKSTLKAIDFGLSDFVKPDERLNDIVGSAYYVAPEVLHRSYGTEADMWSIGVIAYILLCGSRPFWARTESGIFRAVLKAEPSFEEAPWPSLSAEAKDFVKRLLNKDYRKRMTASQALSHPWIRDSQEIKIPLDIIIYKLIRAYICSSSLRKSALRVCSFFFDRNLYFSF; from the exons ATGGGTCTCTGCCATGGAAAACCAATCCAAAACCCCGAAATCCAAGACGAAATCCCTGCAGTTCCCAAAATAGAGGAGCCCCCGGGGCCGAATCCAGGGACCCCGAAGCAGCCCAAGTTCTCCTTCTACGTCCCCAGCCCTCTGCCCAGCTCTTACAAGAGCTCGCCGGCCAATTCGAGCATCAACTCGACCCCTCTGCGGATCTTCAAGCGACCGTTCCCTCCTCCATCGCCGGCTAAGCACATTAAGGCGTTGCTCGCCCGGCGGCATGGATCGGTGAAGCCGAATGAGGCCTCGATCCCGGAGGGCAGCGAGGTTGAATTGGGACTGGATAAGAGCTTCGGGTTCTTGAAGCAGTTCTTCTCAAAGTATGAGCTTGGAGAAGAGGTCGGCCGCGGGCATTTTGGGTATACTTGCTCCGCAAAGGTGAAGAAGGGAGAACTGAAGGGCGAGGAGGTGGCTGTCAAGGTTATTCCGAAAGCGAAG ATGACGACAGCTATTGCTATTGAAGATGTGAGAAGAGAAGTGAGAATATTGAGCTCTCTCACAGGTCACAAGAATCTAGTTCAGATCTATGATGCTTATGAGGATGAAGACAATGTGTATATCATAATGGA GTTATGCAAAGGTGGTGAATTGTTAGACAGGATACTCTCAAG GGGTGGGAAATATTCGGAAGAAGATGCCAAGGTTGTCATGGTTCAGATATTGAGTGCTGTATCATTTTGTCATCTTCAAGGTGTTGTTCACCGAGATCTCAAGCCGGAG AATTTTCTTTTTACTTCAAAGGATGAGAAATCTACCTTGAAGGCCATAGATTTTGGCTTGTCAGACTTTGTGAAGCCAG ATGAAAGGCTGAATGACATCGTAGGAAGTGCATATTATGTTGCTCCTGAAGTTCTTCACAGATCTTATGGAACTGAGGCGGACATGTGGAGTATTGGTGTCATTGCATATATTTTGCTATGCGGAAGCCGCCCTTTTTGGGCAAGGACAGAATCAGGTATATTTCGTGCTGTTCTGAAGGCAGAGCCAAGCTTTGAGGAAGCTCCATGGCCTTCTCTGTCTGCTGAAGCTAAAGATTTCGTTAAGAGGTTGCTGAATAAGGATTACCGTAAGAGAATGACTGCTTCACAGGCTCTCA GTCATCCTTGGATCCGAGATTCTCAAGAGATTAAAATTCCTTTGGATATTATAATTTATAAGCTTATAAGAGCTTATATatgttcttcttctctaagaaaatcgGCTTTGAGGGTATGCTCATTCTTTTTCGATAGAAATCTATACTTTAGTTTTTAA